In a single window of the Papaver somniferum cultivar HN1 chromosome 8, ASM357369v1, whole genome shotgun sequence genome:
- the LOC113301138 gene encoding epidermis-specific secreted glycoprotein EP1-like produces MVKSSSFPSLYFLAFFILCSSSTIVSSVSVPFSKTFSYANNGAPHSGLVEFNASFRLLPIENHPFRLCFYKPLHSDSYILGIGMGTADVNSLMRWVWAANLDKPVGENAKLVFNRGGNLALIDSNGRYAWQTNTANKGVVDIKLLPNGNLVLVDKNGGFVWQSFDYPTNTLLVGQTLNPGITSTSNKLVNGAYSLVLQGKQLGLFFNPPNPKPDSSKPLNYFNLIEPSFQNFDIENVTFNTAPESLGATYANQLSLYTGGHSFGFTYAHPKYNSTLSIFRLGSDGNAYIYTYYEQGSFEQNAWEQTYATFSRQGINSECLMPEKCGSFGLCSDNQCVACPTPQGLAGWTKQCKQPNIPSCNAANVGYYKLEAVNHFLNAGDVESEGPVDVNQCMKKCSDDCKCVGFFYRVDGSMCLRTSQLYTLVKLSEDIESNKSHTAYIKYTKEKTQNLVHQN; encoded by the coding sequence ATGgtgaaatcttcttcttttccatctCTTTACTTCTTGGCATTCTTCATTTTGTGTTCTTCATCAACAATAGTTAGTAGTGTATCAGTTCCTTTCTCAAAGACATTCTCTTATGCCAACAATGGAGCACCACATTCTGGTCTTGTTGAATTCAATGCAAGCTTTCGCCTTTTACCTATCGAAAACCACCCATTCCGTCTTTGTTTCTACAAGCCTCTCCATTCTGATTCTTACATTCTAGGTATCGGTATGGGAACCGCCGATGTGAATTCTCTTATGCGGTGGGTTTGGGCAGCTAACCTTGATAAACCTGTCGGTGAGAATGCTAAACTTGTCTTCAACCGCGGTGGAAATCTCGCGTTAATCGACAGCAATGGCCGATATGCATGGCAAACGAACACAGCAAACAAGGGTGTAGTTGATATTAAACTACTCCCGAATGGTAACTTGGTCCTCGTCGATAAAAATGGCGGGTTTGTTTGGCAAAGTTTTGATTATCCTACTAATACTCTCTTGGTAGGACAAACGCTTAATCCTGGAATCACTTCAACTAGTAACAAGCTGGTGAATGGGGCTTATAGTCTGGTTTTACAAGGCAAGCAACTTGGTCTCTTCTTCAATCCTCCTAACCCAAAACCAGATTCATCCAAACCCTTGAATTATTTTAACTTAATTGAGCcaagttttcaaaattttgatatAGAGAATGTTACCTTCAACACCGCCCCAGAATCCTTGGGAGCCACATACGCCAACCAATTAAGCCTTTATACAGGTGGTCATAGTTTCGGATTCACTTATGCTCATCCTAAATACAATAGTACATTATCAATCTTTCGGTTAGGTTCGGATGGTAATGCGTATATCTATACTTACTATGAACAGGGTAGTTTTGAGCAGAATGCGTGGGAGCAAACTTATGCCACTTTCTCTAGACAAGGAATCAACAGCGAGTGTTTAATGCCTGAGAAGTGTGGATCGTTCGGTCTTTGCAGCGATAACCAGTGCGTTGCTTGTCCTACACCCCAAGGACTAGCGGGATGGACAAAGCAATGTAAACAACCAAACATACCGTCTTGCAATGCAGCCAATGTTGGGTATTACAAACTTGAAGCTGTCAATCATTTCTTGAATGCTGGTGATGTTGAAAGTGAAGGACCAGTGGACGTCAATCAGTGTATGAAGAAATGTAGCGACGACTGCAAATGTGTCGGTTTCTTTTACAGAGTGGATGGTTCAATGTGCTTGCGTACTAGCCAACTCTATACCTTGGTGAAGCTTAGTGAGGACATAGAGAGTAATAAATCGCACACGGCTTACATTAAGTATACCAAGGAGAAGACCCAAAATCTCGTTCATCAGAACTAG